The genome window CGACACGCTGCCAGGCAGGTAATATTGCGCTAAGCCAGAGGCTTGCGACGAAGACACCGAGGGCCACGTTCTGCCAGGAAAATAGCTGCAAGGGAAGCTCCGGGAGTCCGTTGTAGCGGCAGCGTAACACAACCGGCCGATCTGCTTGGATACCTAATTGATCGGCCCTCTCTAACGAACAGGCGACTGCTCGGGTGGTCGGTGTTGAGTCCTCCCGCGGCCGGACTGGTTCGGTGAACCGACCTGCGGGGCAAGCTGCTCCCAACTGGGGTTGTAGGGATCAGGCCAGTTCATCATGGCCTGAATCCACGAAGGCTACACCCTCGGCAAGTGCCACGGTTCACGGTAGGTTGGTGTGAGTAGCCGATTCGCGTCGTCGTTGTCACGGAACCGTTGAACCGACGAATCCCAATGAACCTTACGGTTCGTTCTGAACGCCGCATTACCCAAGTGTGCGTTGACTGCGGCAAGGCTACCGATTTCAGGGTTGCACCGAGGCTGCTCGCGCGTTCTCATGCACTCGATGAAGTTCTTGGTGTGCTGATCGAGACCGCCCTCGCCTGGTAGTGCTCGATGTTCGGGGACCGGGTCCATTTTGTAGAAAGGTTTGCCGGCTTCGGTGCCTGTTTCGGGAAAAACTTGCCACCGACTACGGTCAACAACTAACGTGCCCTCGTTACCAACAAACGCAACTCCGTGGTCACGTTGGAAGGGACCCAGGCCGATACCGACCGCATGTTCCCAGATCATTGAGAATCCGTCGAACTCGTAAATCGCCTGCAATGTATCTGGTGTTTCCTCGGCATCGTTTGGATAGGCGAACTTCCCGCCGCTTGCCACGACCGAATGAGGCGCCGTAGCATTCATTCCGTAAAGCACGATGTCGATGAGGTGGACGCCCCAGTCGGTCATCAGACCACCCGCGTAGTCCCAGAACCAGCGGAAATTGAAATGGAATCGGTTCGAATTAAACGGCCGTTTCGGTGCCGGTCCCAACCACATGTCGTAATCGACGCCTGGTGGCGCGGGGCCGTCGGGCACCATCGGCACGGGAGGCA of Vicinamibacterales bacterium contains these proteins:
- a CDS encoding Gfo/Idh/MocA family oxidoreductase: MVHSRRRFLTHSATASAGVAMLSPADLWAMQSAPTDRIGIGVIGCNGMGFSDLSSLLKLPEAECVALCDVDANVLGKRSKEVEAMTGAVPALYGDFRRLLENRDVDAVVIGTPDHWHCLQMIMACEAGKDVYVEKPLANSIEECRLMVAAAKRYDRVVQVGQWQRSGPHWDDAIAFLRSGKLGRVRTARAWAYMDWMPPVPMVPDGPAPPGVDYDMWLGPAPKRPFNSNRFHFNFRWFWDYAGGLMTDWGVHLIDIVLYGMNATAPHSVVASGGKFAYPNDAEETPDTLQAIYEFDGFSMIWEHAVGIGLGPFQRDHGVAFVGNEGTLVVDRSRWQVFPETGTEAGKPFYKMDPVPEHRALPGEGGLDQHTKNFIECMRTREQPRCNPEIGSLAAVNAHLGNAAFRTNRKVHWDSSVQRFRDNDDANRLLTPTYREPWHLPRV